In the Sediminibacter sp. Hel_I_10 genome, one interval contains:
- a CDS encoding single-stranded DNA-binding protein, whose amino-acid sequence MSGTLNKVMLIGHLGDEVKMHYFEGGNCIGRFPIATNETYTSKQTNERVTNTEWHNIVVRNKAAEICEKYLSKGDKVYIEGRLKTRKWQDDKGQERYSTEIQCTDFTFLTTKNDSQNVNTQATPQQQNHQKSANPTPVSSSSNENDHDDLPF is encoded by the coding sequence ATGTCTGGAACATTAAATAAAGTGATGCTGATTGGGCATTTGGGTGATGAAGTGAAAATGCATTATTTTGAAGGTGGTAACTGTATTGGACGATTTCCTATTGCCACTAACGAAACCTATACAAGTAAACAGACCAATGAGCGGGTTACCAATACCGAGTGGCACAATATTGTGGTACGCAATAAGGCTGCAGAAATATGCGAAAAATACTTAAGTAAAGGTGATAAAGTTTACATTGAAGGCCGACTTAAGACCAGAAAATGGCAAGATGATAAGGGTCAAGAACGCTACTCTACAGAAATACAGTGTACCGATTTTACCTTTTTGACCACAAAAAATGATAGTCAAAATGTAAATACCCAAGCAACACCGCAGCAACAAAACCATCAAAAAAGCGCTAACCCAACACCGGTTAGTAGTTCATCAAATGAAAACGATCACGACGATCTCCCTTTCTAA
- a CDS encoding OmpA family protein, producing the protein MLKKLSLLLVVTLLSTSCVSKKLYTDLEDKYADLKKENRTLSDENTDLKTMLNQSKNDLAKLQMEYDKTFSERNMLQGEYDAIQSNLENLKASYDALEKNSSAAIADNSKKNRELLAQLESKEQALAAENARLENLKQQLESRSQRVAELESVIANKDAAMSKLKDAVSKALTNFEGKGLTVEQRNGKVYVSMENKLLFESGSWAVGSQGRQAVKQLGTVLADNPEIAILIEGHTDNVPYQGNAQLSGNWDLSTKRATAIVNILRENNAIKPENLTAAGRGEFAPIASNDSAEGKAKNRRIEVILTPKLDEISKLLNEI; encoded by the coding sequence ATGCTTAAAAAATTGTCTTTATTACTGGTAGTAACCCTACTTTCTACCTCTTGTGTCTCTAAAAAACTGTATACCGATTTAGAGGATAAATATGCAGATCTTAAAAAAGAGAATCGCACCCTATCAGATGAGAATACCGATCTCAAAACCATGCTCAACCAATCTAAAAACGATTTGGCCAAGCTTCAAATGGAATACGATAAAACCTTTTCTGAACGGAATATGTTACAGGGAGAATATGATGCCATACAATCTAACCTAGAAAATTTAAAAGCATCTTACGACGCTTTAGAAAAAAACAGCTCTGCTGCTATTGCTGATAACTCTAAGAAGAACAGGGAACTGCTCGCACAATTAGAATCTAAAGAACAAGCACTTGCTGCGGAAAACGCCAGACTTGAAAATCTGAAACAACAATTAGAATCCAGATCACAGCGTGTTGCAGAACTAGAAAGCGTTATCGCCAATAAAGATGCAGCCATGTCTAAGCTTAAAGATGCCGTTTCAAAAGCCTTGACCAATTTTGAAGGAAAAGGGTTAACGGTTGAGCAACGCAATGGTAAGGTGTACGTTTCTATGGAAAACAAATTACTGTTTGAAAGCGGAAGCTGGGCTGTTGGCTCTCAGGGAAGACAAGCCGTAAAGCAATTAGGAACCGTTTTAGCAGACAATCCTGAGATTGCCATACTTATAGAAGGCCACACCGATAACGTGCCTTATCAAGGCAATGCGCAATTAAGTGGCAATTGGGATTTATCTACAAAAAGAGCTACGGCCATTGTTAATATTCTTAGAGAGAACAATGCCATAAAACCAGAGAATTTAACAGCAGCGGGTCGAGGCGAGTTTGCACCAATAGCCTCAAATGATTCTGCTGAAGGAAAAGCAAAAAACAGAAGGATTGAAGTGATCTTGACACCAAAACTTGACGAGATCTCTAAACTTCTTAATGAGATCTAG
- the mutY gene encoding A/G-specific adenine glycosylase gives MNFKKILTNWYSINKRNLLWRSTKNPYFIWLSEIIMQQTQVKQGSPYYEAFVNRFPTVFDLAEADEETVLKLWQGLGYYSRARNLHASAKHIAYELNGKFPTTYSEIIKLKGVGDYTASAIASICFDEPTAVVDGNVYRVLSRYFGIDTPINSTPGIKEFKALASTLLDTAHPGDYNQAVMEFGATQCKPKNPYCMVCPLKDSCVALQKGKVDALPVKLKKTKVTNKHFNFLVVLSEDGKTIFEKRTKKGIWQNLYQFPLVETKTELIAEDFRSHPKITSYFKDVDYSFSLYNTKTLVHKLSHQHLYTKFWIVEMKQLQEQGIPISEVKTYPTPILIGNFLEDFNMAS, from the coding sequence ATGAATTTTAAGAAGATTTTAACCAATTGGTATTCAATAAACAAGCGCAATCTTCTGTGGAGAAGTACTAAAAACCCATACTTCATTTGGTTGTCTGAAATTATCATGCAACAAACCCAAGTTAAGCAAGGTTCACCATATTATGAAGCTTTTGTTAACCGATTTCCAACAGTTTTTGATCTTGCAGAAGCCGATGAGGAAACCGTATTAAAACTTTGGCAAGGTCTAGGCTATTACTCAAGAGCCAGAAACTTACATGCCTCTGCAAAACACATTGCCTACGAGCTCAATGGCAAATTTCCAACGACTTATTCTGAAATCATAAAACTCAAAGGCGTTGGTGATTATACGGCAAGCGCCATAGCCTCCATTTGTTTTGATGAACCTACAGCTGTTGTTGATGGCAATGTTTATAGGGTATTATCTAGATATTTTGGAATTGATACTCCAATAAATAGCACTCCAGGCATTAAAGAATTTAAAGCACTGGCCTCTACACTTCTTGACACAGCACATCCTGGAGATTATAATCAGGCGGTTATGGAGTTTGGCGCTACCCAATGCAAACCCAAAAACCCCTATTGCATGGTTTGCCCATTAAAAGACAGTTGTGTTGCATTGCAAAAAGGGAAGGTTGATGCGTTGCCTGTAAAACTTAAAAAGACAAAGGTGACCAACAAACACTTCAACTTTTTGGTTGTTCTTTCTGAAGACGGAAAGACCATTTTTGAAAAGCGAACTAAGAAAGGAATTTGGCAAAATCTGTATCAATTCCCACTTGTGGAAACTAAAACCGAACTTATTGCCGAAGACTTTAGGTCACATCCAAAAATCACGTCCTATTTTAAAGATGTAGATTATAGCTTCAGCTTATATAACACCAAAACGCTTGTTCATAAATTATCCCATCAACATCTATACACAAAGTTTTGGATTGTTGAAATGAAGCAACTTCAAGAACAAGGCATTCCCATTTCCGAAGTAAAAACCTACCCAACACCTATTTTAATTGGTAATTTTCTTGAAGACTTCAACATGGCCTCCTAA
- a CDS encoding aldo/keto reductase produces the protein MKYTTLPTTNIKVSKICLGTMTWGNQNSQEEGFAQMDMALDKGINFFDTAELYPVPAEQKTYAETERIIGNWFEKTGNRDKVVLASKIAGTGDYTAHIRTNGFSKAALNDAVNQSLKRLKTDYIDLYQLHWPERNTNTFGTRDYVHDADDQWTDNFNEVLHTLDDIVASGKVRHIGISNEKAWGTMRFIEASKANNLARMITIQNAYSLLNRAFEGDMAEISMRENIGLLAYSPMAFGVLSGKYIKGNAGDQSRLNLFPRFSRYSSENCTKATKRYLKIAEDHNMTLAQMALAFVTDRPFMTSNIIGATNLKQLEENIDSINCTITDEMLEAINAVHAEIPNPAT, from the coding sequence ATGAAGTACACCACACTACCAACCACAAATATCAAAGTCAGTAAGATTTGTTTAGGCACCATGACCTGGGGCAACCAAAACAGTCAAGAAGAAGGTTTTGCCCAAATGGATATGGCGCTTGATAAGGGCATCAACTTTTTTGATACTGCCGAATTGTATCCTGTTCCTGCCGAACAAAAAACCTACGCCGAGACAGAACGTATTATTGGTAACTGGTTTGAGAAAACTGGAAACCGAGATAAAGTGGTATTGGCCTCAAAGATTGCCGGTACTGGAGATTACACCGCTCACATTAGAACTAATGGGTTTAGTAAAGCCGCATTAAATGATGCCGTTAATCAAAGTTTAAAACGATTAAAAACAGATTATATTGACTTGTACCAATTACATTGGCCAGAGCGCAACACGAACACTTTTGGCACTAGAGATTACGTACATGATGCCGATGACCAATGGACCGATAATTTTAATGAGGTACTCCATACTTTAGATGATATCGTAGCCTCTGGTAAGGTTCGTCATATTGGTATTTCCAACGAAAAGGCTTGGGGTACCATGCGCTTTATAGAAGCATCTAAAGCCAACAATTTGGCCCGAATGATTACCATTCAAAATGCTTACTCTTTATTGAACAGAGCTTTCGAAGGGGATATGGCAGAAATTTCAATGCGAGAAAACATAGGTCTATTAGCATATTCGCCTATGGCCTTTGGGGTGTTATCGGGAAAATATATCAAGGGTAATGCAGGAGATCAATCTCGATTAAACCTCTTTCCACGATTTTCTAGATACAGCAGTGAAAATTGTACTAAGGCTACAAAACGCTACTTAAAAATTGCTGAAGATCATAATATGACTTTAGCGCAAATGGCTTTGGCCTTTGTAACCGACAGGCCATTTATGACCAGCAATATCATTGGCGCAACAAATTTAAAACAGTTGGAGGAAAATATTGATAGCATCAATTGTACCATCACTGATGAGATGTTAGAAGCTATAAATGCAGTACATGCGGAGATTCCGAATCCTGCGACTTGA
- a CDS encoding exodeoxyribonuclease III gives MKILSYNVNGVRAAMNKGLIEWLKATNADVVCLQEIKAMKEQVDIEAIENAGYLYNYWFSAQKKGYSGVAILSKIEPIHVAYGTGIESMDYEGRNLRADFDDISVMSMYLPSGTNDARLSHKFEYMNMIHEYLNELRLQHPNLVVCGDYNICHEEIDIHNPKMKGVSGFLPEEREWLGDFIESGFIDSFRHLHPERQEFSWWSYRANARANNKGWRLDYGMISEPLQEKLKRSVILTEAVHSDHCPILIEIESSVA, from the coding sequence ATGAAAATTCTATCCTACAACGTCAATGGCGTAAGAGCCGCAATGAACAAAGGCCTAATTGAATGGTTAAAAGCTACAAATGCAGATGTTGTATGCCTTCAAGAAATCAAGGCTATGAAAGAGCAAGTCGATATTGAAGCCATAGAAAATGCTGGTTATCTCTACAATTATTGGTTTAGTGCTCAAAAAAAGGGATACAGTGGCGTGGCTATTTTAAGTAAGATTGAGCCAATTCATGTTGCCTATGGAACCGGTATTGAATCTATGGACTACGAAGGAAGAAATTTGAGAGCAGATTTTGACGACATCTCCGTGATGAGCATGTACTTGCCCTCTGGCACAAACGATGCTAGGTTGTCTCATAAATTTGAGTACATGAACATGATTCATGAATATTTAAACGAATTAAGGCTACAGCACCCCAATCTTGTCGTTTGTGGGGATTATAATATTTGCCATGAAGAAATTGACATTCACAACCCAAAAATGAAAGGTGTTTCTGGTTTTTTACCCGAAGAAAGAGAGTGGCTTGGAGATTTTATTGAGAGTGGATTTATTGATTCATTCAGACATTTGCATCCTGAGAGACAAGAATTTAGTTGGTGGAGCTACCGCGCTAATGCCCGAGCAAATAACAAAGGTTGGCGTTTAGACTACGGAATGATTAGCGAGCCACTACAAGAAAAATTAAAACGAAGCGTTATCCTTACCGAAGCAGTACACAGTGACCATTGTCCAATCTTGATTGAAATTGAAAGCAGTGTTGCATAA
- a CDS encoding HU family DNA-binding protein has translation MTKADIVAKISDKLGMEKGDVQATVETFMEEVKSSLEGGDNVYLRGFGSFIVKTRAEKTGRNISKNTTIKIPAHNIPAFKPAKVFVEGVKTNVEVN, from the coding sequence ATGACAAAAGCTGATATAGTAGCTAAAATTTCCGATAAATTAGGAATGGAAAAAGGAGATGTTCAAGCCACGGTTGAGACATTCATGGAAGAAGTGAAGTCTTCATTAGAAGGAGGAGATAATGTTTACCTTAGAGGATTTGGAAGCTTTATAGTGAAAACTAGAGCAGAAAAAACTGGACGTAATATTTCTAAAAACACTACTATTAAAATTCCTGCGCACAACATTCCAGCGTTTAAGCCTGCAAAAGTATTTGTTGAAGGTGTAAAAACGAATGTTGAGGTTAACTAA
- a CDS encoding ribonuclease E/G has product MEKELIIRSSSDIVDFALLKDGRLVELHKEEEANNFAVGDVFIAKTRKTLPGLNAAFVNVGYEKDAFLHYHDLGPKLPSLLKFVKRVSTGRHTDFLLKNFQFEKDIDKNGGIANALKSNQSLLVQIVKEPISTKGPRISSELSIAGRYIVLVPFSDRISISQKIESKEEKERLKRLVKSITPKGFGVIIRTVAEGKKVAELDKDLQNLLERWTAMCKKLNKAHLPSKVLSEMNKASSILRDIFDDSFSSITVDDEVLYAQIKDYVQEIAPSKESIVKLYKNGVPLYEKFGIERQIKTSFGRTVSMARGAYLVIEHTEAMHVIDVNSGNRSNKQKNQEDTALEVNMISATEIARQLRLRDMGGIIVIDFIDMRSAENRKKLYNHLKNEMSDDKAKHKILPPSKFGLVQITRQRVRPERNIKTKEENPNGVAGSEIEAPIKVIQDITQDLERLLKKDYKKITLNAHPFIAAFITKGFPSVRSKWFMDHKKWVKVLPRDAYTYLEYRFYDKDGKEIK; this is encoded by the coding sequence ATGGAAAAAGAATTGATTATTAGATCTAGTTCTGATATTGTTGATTTTGCCTTATTAAAAGATGGAAGACTTGTCGAGTTGCACAAAGAGGAAGAAGCTAACAACTTTGCGGTTGGTGATGTGTTCATTGCCAAAACCCGTAAAACGTTACCTGGTCTTAATGCCGCATTTGTAAATGTTGGCTATGAGAAAGATGCATTCTTGCATTATCATGACCTAGGTCCAAAGTTACCTTCTCTTTTAAAATTCGTCAAGCGTGTAAGCACAGGTAGACATACCGATTTTTTACTGAAAAATTTTCAGTTTGAGAAAGATATTGACAAAAACGGTGGCATTGCCAATGCGTTAAAGTCAAATCAATCTCTTTTAGTACAGATTGTTAAAGAGCCAATTTCAACCAAAGGTCCTCGCATTAGTAGCGAGTTGTCCATAGCTGGTCGTTATATTGTCTTAGTACCATTTTCTGATCGTATTTCAATTTCTCAAAAAATTGAATCTAAAGAGGAAAAAGAACGTTTAAAACGTTTGGTCAAAAGCATTACCCCAAAAGGTTTTGGCGTTATCATTCGTACTGTCGCAGAGGGCAAAAAAGTTGCCGAACTGGACAAAGATTTACAGAATTTGCTGGAGAGATGGACAGCAATGTGTAAAAAATTAAATAAAGCGCACCTACCAAGTAAGGTGTTGAGCGAGATGAACAAGGCATCCTCTATCTTAAGAGATATCTTTGATGATTCGTTTTCAAGCATTACTGTAGATGATGAAGTACTTTATGCACAAATTAAGGACTATGTTCAAGAAATTGCACCAAGCAAAGAATCCATTGTGAAGCTTTACAAGAATGGCGTGCCACTTTATGAAAAGTTTGGTATAGAGCGTCAAATCAAGACTTCTTTTGGTCGTACGGTCTCTATGGCTAGAGGCGCCTACTTGGTCATTGAACATACAGAAGCAATGCACGTTATTGATGTTAATAGCGGAAACCGATCTAACAAACAAAAAAATCAAGAAGATACTGCACTAGAGGTCAATATGATTTCGGCTACAGAAATTGCCAGACAATTACGCTTGCGTGATATGGGTGGTATTATCGTTATCGATTTCATTGATATGAGATCTGCAGAGAATCGAAAAAAATTGTACAATCACCTCAAGAATGAAATGAGTGATGATAAGGCAAAACATAAGATTTTGCCGCCAAGTAAGTTTGGTTTAGTTCAAATTACCAGACAACGTGTTCGTCCAGAACGTAACATCAAAACAAAAGAAGAGAATCCTAATGGCGTTGCCGGTAGTGAAATTGAAGCACCAATCAAGGTAATTCAAGACATCACCCAAGACCTAGAGCGATTGTTGAAAAAAGACTATAAAAAGATAACGCTTAATGCGCATCCCTTTATAGCGGCCTTTATAACCAAAGGGTTTCCATCAGTACGATCCAAGTGGTTTATGGATCACAAAAAATGGGTAAAAGTTTTACCCCGAGATGCTTACACTTATCTTGAATACCGTTTTTATGACAAAGACGGTAAGGAAATCAAATAA